Proteins encoded by one window of Chryseobacterium foetidum:
- a CDS encoding efflux RND transporter permease subunit, translating into MIKNFINRPVLSTVISILIVILGVLGLTALPVTQYPDIAPATVSVRANYTGANAETVMKSVVVPLEEQINGVEGMDYITSTAGNDGSAQIQVFFKQGIDADIAAVNVQNRVARASPLLPSEVTRAGVVTQKQQTSALMYLSFYSENKNIDDVYLQNFLNINVIPDLQRINGVGEANVFGGKNYSMRVWLDPAKLAAYGITPAEVTNAINDQSREAAAGSLGQNSGSSFEYIIKYVGKFSEKEQYDDIIIKSLPDGQNLMLKDVAKVELGGLSYSGVGENGDYPSISMGVFQTPGSNAQEIIENIKKQLKENESSYPEGVKYTFNFDTNEFLDASIEKVIHTLIEAFILVFIVVYIFLQDFRSTLIPAIAVPVSIVGTFFFLNLFGYSLNLLTLFALVLAIGIVVDDAIVVVEAVHAKMENGISDAKKATVEAMDEITGAIISITLVMAAVFIPVTFITGPTGVFYQQFGITLIIAIIISAVNALTLSPVLCSLFLKPHDEHHKEYKDLNFIKKFFYKFNIGFKTATDRYGRGFNFLIKHKWVTLVILIVTGGIIYWANGSMKKGFVPTEDRGIIFTDVQLPPGASMERTYTVLKTLQREALKIPGIQNVTISTGRGLLSGNGSNNGLAFVKLKPFDDRKGDGLSSEEISKRLFGLAGKVPDAKVVFFQPPSVPGFGNSAGFEMVLLDKSGGDFAQLDAKTNEFIGNLMQRPEIEFAQTSFNTKYPQYLMEINVPLAKQKGVSVNDILSAMQGYIGGIYGADFTKYGKQFRVMIQALPEDRADAANLNQYYVKTSSGEMSPISQFVSLTKTYGPQSVGRYNLFTSVKITGANKAGFSSGDAITAVQAVAKETLDQNYDVEFTGLTREELSSGSQTLLIFALSLVFVYFILSAQYESYILPLVVVISLPLGVMGAYFGQKIMGLENNIYFQIALIMLVGLLAKNAILIIEFAVQRRHHGETIVDSAINAAKARLRPILMTSLAFIFGLLPLVLASGIGAVGNRSIATGAAIGLLIGTILGVFVIPVLYVVFQTLQEKIKPIKPKDINLAE; encoded by the coding sequence ATGATAAAGAACTTTATTAACAGACCGGTTTTATCCACTGTAATCTCCATCCTTATTGTTATTCTTGGGGTTTTGGGACTGACAGCACTTCCGGTGACACAGTATCCGGATATTGCACCGGCAACCGTGAGTGTAAGAGCAAACTATACCGGAGCCAACGCCGAGACCGTGATGAAAAGTGTTGTGGTTCCGTTGGAGGAACAGATCAATGGTGTTGAAGGAATGGATTATATTACTTCCACGGCAGGTAATGATGGTTCGGCACAGATTCAGGTGTTTTTTAAACAGGGAATTGATGCAGATATTGCTGCCGTAAACGTACAAAACCGTGTTGCGAGAGCGTCCCCGCTTCTTCCGAGTGAGGTTACCAGAGCCGGTGTTGTTACCCAGAAACAGCAAACAAGTGCCTTGATGTACCTTTCTTTCTATTCTGAAAACAAAAATATTGATGACGTTTATCTTCAGAATTTTTTGAATATCAACGTTATTCCGGATCTTCAGAGGATTAACGGTGTAGGTGAAGCCAACGTTTTTGGTGGAAAAAACTATTCAATGAGAGTATGGCTGGATCCTGCAAAATTAGCAGCCTACGGAATCACGCCTGCTGAAGTGACCAATGCCATTAATGATCAGAGTAGGGAAGCTGCTGCGGGATCTTTAGGCCAAAACAGCGGAAGTTCTTTTGAATATATTATTAAGTATGTAGGTAAATTCAGCGAAAAAGAGCAGTACGATGACATCATCATCAAATCACTTCCGGACGGACAGAATTTAATGCTGAAAGATGTTGCCAAAGTAGAATTGGGCGGGCTTTCTTATTCAGGAGTCGGTGAGAATGGTGATTATCCATCAATCAGTATGGGGGTTTTCCAGACTCCGGGATCGAATGCTCAGGAGATTATTGAAAATATTAAAAAACAGCTTAAGGAAAACGAAAGTTCATATCCTGAAGGTGTAAAATATACTTTTAACTTTGATACCAACGAATTTTTGGATGCATCGATTGAGAAAGTTATTCACACTTTGATTGAAGCCTTCATTCTTGTATTTATCGTTGTTTATATATTTTTACAGGATTTCAGATCAACTTTGATTCCGGCGATTGCAGTTCCGGTTTCGATTGTAGGAACATTCTTTTTCCTGAATTTATTTGGATATTCATTAAACCTTTTGACGCTTTTTGCCCTTGTATTGGCAATTGGTATTGTGGTCGATGATGCGATTGTCGTCGTCGAAGCCGTTCACGCCAAAATGGAAAATGGTATTTCAGATGCCAAAAAAGCTACCGTTGAGGCGATGGACGAAATTACTGGAGCGATTATCTCAATTACTTTGGTAATGGCAGCGGTATTTATTCCGGTAACATTTATTACTGGTCCTACAGGTGTATTTTATCAGCAGTTTGGTATTACTTTAATTATTGCGATTATTATTTCTGCTGTTAACGCATTGACTTTGAGTCCGGTTTTATGTTCATTATTTCTAAAACCTCACGATGAGCATCACAAGGAATATAAAGATTTAAATTTCATTAAAAAATTCTTTTATAAATTTAATATTGGTTTTAAAACAGCCACAGACCGTTACGGAAGAGGATTTAATTTCCTGATTAAACACAAATGGGTGACTTTGGTTATTCTGATTGTAACAGGAGGAATTATCTACTGGGCCAACGGAAGCATGAAAAAAGGTTTCGTACCAACCGAAGACAGAGGTATTATCTTTACAGACGTTCAGCTGCCACCGGGAGCTTCGATGGAAAGAACTTATACTGTTCTGAAAACTTTACAGAGAGAAGCTTTAAAAATTCCGGGAATTCAGAATGTGACGATTTCTACCGGTAGAGGACTACTTTCAGGAAACGGCAGCAACAATGGTCTTGCCTTCGTTAAACTGAAACCGTTCGATGACAGAAAAGGTGATGGATTGTCTTCCGAAGAAATTTCAAAAAGATTATTTGGTCTTGCAGGAAAAGTTCCTGATGCGAAAGTAGTATTCTTCCAGCCGCCGAGTGTACCGGGATTCGGTAACAGTGCAGGTTTTGAGATGGTTCTTTTAGATAAATCCGGTGGCGATTTTGCTCAGTTGGATGCGAAGACAAATGAATTTATTGGAAATTTAATGCAGAGACCGGAAATTGAATTTGCCCAAACATCATTCAATACAAAATATCCTCAGTATTTAATGGAAATCAATGTTCCTTTAGCCAAACAAAAAGGGGTTTCAGTAAATGATATTTTATCTGCCATGCAGGGTTATATTGGTGGAATCTACGGTGCTGACTTCACGAAATACGGAAAGCAGTTCAGGGTAATGATTCAGGCACTTCCTGAAGACAGAGCCGATGCTGCGAATCTTAATCAGTATTATGTGAAAACAAGTTCAGGGGAAATGTCGCCAATTTCACAGTTTGTGAGCTTGACTAAAACTTACGGACCGCAATCTGTCGGTCGTTACAACCTGTTTACCTCAGTAAAAATTACAGGTGCCAACAAAGCAGGATTTAGTTCGGGAGATGCAATCACAGCAGTTCAGGCTGTAGCTAAGGAAACTTTAGATCAGAATTATGATGTTGAATTTACAGGACTTACGAGAGAAGAATTAAGTTCAGGATCTCAGACCCTATTGATTTTTGCTTTGAGTTTGGTATTCGTTTATTTCATTCTTTCAGCTCAGTACGAAAGTTATATTTTGCCTTTGGTTGTGGTAATTTCACTTCCTCTTGGGGTAATGGGAGCTTATTTCGGACAGAAAATCATGGGTCTAGAAAACAACATTTATTTCCAGATCGCATTGATCATGTTGGTAGGACTTTTGGCTAAAAATGCAATTTTGATTATCGAATTTGCGGTTCAGAGAAGACACCACGGCGAAACTATTGTAGACTCTGCGATTAATGCAGCCAAAGCGAGATTGAGACCAATTTTAATGACATCCTTAGCATTTATTTTCGGTCTTTTACCATTGGTTTTGGCAAGCGGAATCGGAGCGGTAGGAAACAGATCAATTGCAACGGGAGCTGCAATAGGATTGTTGATCGGAACCATTTTAGGAGTGTTTGTTATCCCAGTTTTGTATGTAGTTTTCCAGACTTTACAGGAAAAAATCAAACCAATCAAACCGAAGGATATTAATCTTGCCGAGTAA
- a CDS encoding efflux RND transporter periplasmic adaptor subunit: MNNKLILLSFAALSLASCKKEEPKQDTAKSLPVVKVESRNITGYQTFPASIEGKVNNDVRAKIQGYITQVLVDEGQHVTKGQPLFRLETNTLNETAAAAKAGVGAAQSNIAAAQAAVNAAQVEVNKLKPLVDKKIISSVQLQTAQANLAQAQAQVQQAKAAREQANANYKGAAANVDYSIIRAPISGVVGKLPLRVGSLVGPNDQAALTTVSDTSEIYAYFSMNEKEYFDFLEKSMGSSMPEKIKNIPMVELELANGSLYPEKGRVEAITGQIDPTTGTIQFRVSFTNASKLLSNGNSGKIRLPKYYNNVLVVPEGATYEQQGIVYVYKVDKDTARNAVVNIIDRIDNLALIKDGVKVGDPVVAAGTGTLKNGTPVKSQPTTTDQIVKSIKPKF; this comes from the coding sequence ATGAATAATAAACTTATACTCCTTTCTTTCGCTGCATTGTCGCTGGCGTCTTGCAAGAAAGAAGAGCCAAAACAGGATACCGCCAAATCCCTTCCCGTGGTGAAAGTTGAGAGCAGAAATATCACGGGCTACCAGACTTTTCCGGCAAGCATCGAAGGTAAAGTCAACAATGATGTGAGAGCTAAAATACAAGGGTACATTACTCAGGTTTTGGTTGACGAAGGCCAGCATGTAACTAAAGGTCAGCCTCTTTTCCGTTTGGAAACCAATACTTTAAATGAAACTGCAGCCGCTGCAAAAGCTGGCGTGGGTGCAGCACAATCCAATATCGCAGCAGCACAGGCTGCTGTAAATGCCGCGCAGGTTGAAGTGAATAAACTGAAGCCCTTAGTCGACAAGAAAATCATCAGCAGTGTTCAGCTGCAGACTGCTCAGGCAAATCTTGCTCAGGCTCAGGCACAGGTTCAACAGGCAAAAGCTGCAAGAGAACAGGCAAACGCCAATTACAAAGGAGCTGCCGCCAATGTAGATTACTCGATTATCCGTGCTCCTATTTCCGGAGTCGTTGGTAAATTACCTTTAAGAGTGGGAAGTTTAGTTGGGCCAAATGATCAGGCTGCTTTAACGACAGTTTCAGACACCTCAGAAATCTACGCATACTTTTCGATGAATGAAAAAGAATATTTTGATTTCCTTGAAAAATCAATGGGTTCAAGCATGCCTGAAAAGATCAAAAATATACCGATGGTCGAGCTTGAGCTGGCCAACGGAAGTTTATATCCTGAAAAGGGGAGAGTGGAAGCCATTACCGGACAGATTGATCCTACAACGGGAACCATTCAGTTCAGAGTTTCATTTACAAATGCTTCAAAGCTTCTGAGCAACGGAAACAGTGGTAAAATAAGACTTCCAAAATATTACAATAACGTTTTGGTGGTGCCTGAAGGTGCTACTTACGAACAGCAGGGCATTGTTTACGTTTACAAAGTAGACAAAGACACTGCAAGAAACGCTGTGGTGAATATCATCGACAGAATCGACAATTTAGCACTTATAAAAGACGGTGTAAAAGTGGGCGACCCTGTAGTGGCAGCCGGCACCGGAACTTTGAAAAACGGAACTCCTGTAAAATCACAGCCTACCACCACTGATCAGATTGTGAAATCCATAAAACCGAAATTCTAA
- a CDS encoding GNAT family N-acetyltransferase, whose protein sequence is MYYELREMRPEDGKRVLEIFQQGIDGGIATFETTVPTEEAWGMEFLNDCRWVLENDKSEVVGWCALKPISKRDCFRGVAEISIYFDDEYQGKGLGSMLLKKLIVDSEEHGFWTLQANIFPENEISIRFHQKFGFRTIGTRKKVGKLNGEWKDLVMLERRSELIF, encoded by the coding sequence ATGTATTACGAATTACGGGAAATGCGTCCTGAAGATGGCAAAAGAGTTCTGGAAATTTTTCAGCAGGGTATCGACGGCGGAATCGCCACTTTTGAAACCACCGTACCTACGGAAGAAGCATGGGGCATGGAATTTCTGAACGACTGCCGTTGGGTTCTTGAAAATGATAAAAGCGAAGTTGTAGGATGGTGCGCCTTGAAACCGATCAGCAAAAGAGACTGCTTCAGGGGAGTAGCTGAGATCAGCATCTACTTTGATGATGAGTATCAGGGAAAAGGTCTGGGTTCAATGTTGCTCAAAAAACTGATTGTCGACAGCGAGGAACATGGTTTCTGGACTTTGCAGGCCAATATTTTTCCGGAAAATGAAATATCCATCAGATTCCATCAGAAATTTGGGTTCAGAACAATCGGTACAAGAAAGAAAGTAGGCAAACTTAACGGAGAATGGAAAGATTTGGTGATGCTTGAAAGAAGAAGCGAATTAATTTTTTAA
- a CDS encoding DUF4286 family protein, which produces MSVLSITFHCPKNNLEEWTKYVDEELFLMTENLLDVNKYILSEVQSDFIEEGKNYNLLLIFDDSEFREDFIKSELQNIADRIEMKFGQDIMIFNTFLDPIKSKI; this is translated from the coding sequence ATGAGTGTTCTCAGTATTACCTTTCACTGCCCGAAAAACAACCTCGAAGAATGGACAAAATATGTAGATGAAGAGTTGTTTCTAATGACAGAAAACCTTCTTGACGTCAATAAATATATCCTTTCTGAAGTACAAAGCGACTTTATTGAAGAGGGCAAAAACTACAATCTTCTTTTGATTTTTGATGATTCTGAATTCCGTGAAGATTTTATCAAGAGCGAACTCCAGAACATTGCAGACAGAATTGAAATGAAGTTCGGGCAGGATATTATGATTTTCAATACCTTTCTCGATCCCATTAAAAGTAAAATATAG
- a CDS encoding efflux transporter outer membrane subunit, whose protein sequence is MKNLSIYIKGTAFSVLTLAMVTSCNIRKEYERPQNIVPENLFRTDRLPKDSSSIAEVSWREIFTDPILQGYIEKALQNNLDIRIAIQNYEAAEAYLKQSKAAYQPTLSIGPNYTFQTQSVNTQFGQIIGERRYVNQFDITASIGFEADIWGKLKAQEKAQLAAFWGSIAAHKAVKNDLVAALASSYFQLLTFDQQKRIISETIKIRQTNLETTKALKEAGILTEVAVQQSEALVYNAQASLIDIETQIQILENTMSLLLAEPSQAINRSTLEAQKIPADIAVGYSASLLANRPDVMQAEYNLMNTFELTNSAKAQFYPTFRITGSGGVQSVDIDHLFSVNSLFANIVGGLAQPLLNRRQIRTNYDVSLANKEIAYLNFRKTVLSAGKEVSDAIRVFTVQDEFIDLKRKELTAYKNSVSFSQELVNYGMANYLEVLTANVNALNAELNISNAQYNKMKAAVDLYKALGGGWR, encoded by the coding sequence ATGAAAAATTTATCAATCTATATAAAAGGAACAGCTTTTTCGGTGCTTACTTTGGCGATGGTTACCTCGTGCAACATCAGAAAAGAGTACGAAAGACCGCAAAATATCGTTCCTGAAAATCTTTTCCGTACAGACAGGCTTCCCAAAGATTCTTCATCGATTGCTGAAGTGTCGTGGCGTGAAATTTTCACCGATCCTATTTTACAGGGTTACATTGAAAAGGCGCTGCAGAATAATCTGGATATCAGAATTGCCATCCAGAATTATGAAGCAGCCGAAGCGTATTTAAAACAAAGCAAGGCCGCTTACCAGCCGACACTTTCGATTGGTCCGAACTATACTTTTCAGACGCAGTCTGTGAACACGCAGTTTGGGCAGATCATCGGGGAAAGAAGGTATGTCAATCAGTTTGACATCACAGCAAGCATTGGCTTTGAAGCAGATATCTGGGGTAAACTAAAAGCTCAGGAAAAGGCACAGCTTGCGGCATTCTGGGGAAGTATTGCGGCTCACAAAGCCGTGAAAAATGATTTGGTTGCAGCTTTGGCTTCATCTTATTTTCAGCTATTGACTTTTGATCAGCAGAAAAGAATTATTTCTGAAACAATCAAAATCAGACAAACCAATCTGGAAACTACGAAAGCATTAAAAGAAGCCGGAATTCTTACTGAAGTTGCCGTGCAGCAAAGTGAGGCCTTGGTTTATAACGCTCAGGCATCATTAATAGACATCGAAACACAGATTCAGATTTTAGAGAATACGATGAGTCTGTTATTGGCAGAGCCCTCTCAGGCAATCAACCGTTCGACTCTTGAAGCGCAGAAAATTCCTGCTGATATTGCAGTAGGTTATTCCGCAAGTCTTTTGGCCAACAGACCCGACGTGATGCAGGCAGAATACAACCTGATGAATACTTTTGAACTTACCAATTCTGCAAAAGCCCAGTTTTACCCAACATTCAGAATTACAGGATCGGGCGGGGTGCAGTCGGTGGATATTGACCATTTATTCAGTGTGAACTCTCTTTTTGCAAATATTGTGGGAGGCCTAGCCCAACCATTATTAAATAGAAGACAGATCAGAACCAATTATGATGTGAGTTTGGCCAACAAAGAAATTGCCTATCTGAATTTCAGAAAAACTGTGCTGAGTGCCGGAAAAGAAGTTTCAGATGCCATCAGGGTTTTTACTGTGCAGGATGAGTTTATTGATTTAAAGAGAAAAGAGCTTACAGCATATAAAAACTCAGTTAGCTTTTCACAGGAGTTGGTAAACTATGGTATGGCAAATTATCTTGAAGTACTTACAGCAAATGTAAACGCTTTAAATGCGGAACTGAATATTTCAAATGCCCAGTACAACAAAATGAAAGCGGCGGTAGACCTCTACAAAGCCTTGGGAGGCGGGTGGAGATAA
- a CDS encoding DUF421 domain-containing protein, giving the protein MEEILNVVFRSLCVYLFMVIAIRVFGKNQLSQLNAGDVVLLLLISNAVQNAMVGPDTSLEGGIIAALVLFAANFILKRLMFKNPKFKSFMEEDPVVLIRDGKIDEPALNRVKITEDELEESIREHGVDGIKNVRLSVLEVDGNISVVSMDRTGEQTHYTRIKRKNKRKYH; this is encoded by the coding sequence TTGGAAGAGATACTGAATGTGGTTTTCCGCTCACTTTGCGTCTACCTTTTTATGGTCATAGCCATCCGTGTGTTTGGGAAAAACCAGTTGTCACAGCTTAATGCTGGCGATGTAGTTTTGCTTCTTCTCATTTCAAATGCCGTTCAGAATGCCATGGTTGGCCCGGATACTTCGCTTGAAGGAGGAATCATTGCTGCGCTAGTACTTTTCGCAGCCAATTTTATTCTGAAACGGTTGATGTTTAAAAATCCAAAATTCAAAAGTTTTATGGAAGAAGATCCTGTCGTTCTCATCAGAGACGGTAAGATTGATGAACCCGCACTGAACAGGGTGAAAATCACTGAAGACGAGCTCGAAGAATCGATCAGAGAACATGGTGTGGACGGGATAAAGAATGTGAGACTCTCCGTCCTTGAGGTGGATGGCAACATCAGCGTTGTCTCGATGGACAGGACTGGCGAACAGACCCATTACACAAGAATCAAAAGAAAAAATAAAAGAAAATATCACTAA
- the uvrA gene encoding excinuclease ABC subunit UvrA: protein MSESKEYIEVYGAREHNLKNIDVKIPRNELVVITGLSGSGKSSLAFDTIFAEGQRRYIETFSAYARQFLGGLERPDVDKIEGLSPVIAIEQKTTNKNPRSTVGTVTELYDYLRLLFARVSDAYSQTTGKKLVSYTEDQILDAIKENYKGEKIMLMAPVVRSRKGHYHELFVQMAKKGYGQARIDGELQDIEYDLKLDRYKTHDIDIVVDRWIIGESASEARMEKSLRTAMEMGEGLIGIQKLGTTDIEYFSKNLMDAETGHSLALPEPNTFSFNSPKGSCPSCKGLGTIKKINTDYFVENPKLSINQGGLLPLEDIKSNKYILTQIKNILEIFGLGLSTPFKDIPAEALDYIYNGCHKEFNKDLKYAGITKKIKVSFDGLIPFMEELIEERESYEAILLERHFTTEETCPECKGARLRASSLSFKIDGKNIAEINGLSLSDLKDWLRDVKDKFSEKNGIIAHEILKEIETRLQFLLDVGLDYLSLSRSSKTLSGGESQRIRLATQIGSQLVNVLYILDEPSIGLHQRDNERLINSLKNLRDIGNSVLVVEHDKDMIMEADEVLDIGPRAGKFGGEILWQGKPKDLLKADTITADYINGKRKIAIPEVRREGNGKSIVLKGATGNNLKNVTLDIPLGKLVVVTGISGSGKSSLINGTLYPILNKHFYRAVQEPLPFKKIEGLDNIDKIVDVDQTPIGRTPRSNPATYTGMFTDIRNLFSELPESKIRGYKPGRFSFNVKGGRCETCQGGGLKVIEMNFLPDVYVHCETCNGKRFNRETLEVRYKGKSISDVLEMTIDEAVDFFQPIPKIFARVKTLQDVGLGYITMGQQSTTLSGGEAQRIKLATELAKRQTGNTLYILDEPTTGLHFEDVKILMDAINKLVELGNSFIIIEHNMDVIKLADHIIDVGPEGGKHGGEIIAKGTPEEIIKSKKSLTGKYLKKEM from the coding sequence ATGAGCGAATCTAAAGAATATATAGAAGTTTACGGAGCCAGAGAACACAATCTTAAAAACATTGATGTCAAAATTCCGAGAAACGAATTGGTCGTGATTACAGGGCTTTCCGGAAGCGGAAAATCTTCACTGGCTTTCGATACGATTTTTGCCGAAGGACAGCGTCGTTATATCGAAACATTTTCTGCTTATGCTAGACAGTTTCTAGGCGGTTTGGAACGTCCCGATGTCGATAAAATTGAAGGACTTTCTCCCGTAATCGCAATCGAACAGAAAACAACCAACAAAAATCCGCGTTCAACCGTAGGAACTGTTACTGAACTCTACGATTATCTGCGTCTTCTGTTTGCCAGAGTTTCCGATGCCTATTCGCAGACGACTGGTAAAAAACTGGTAAGCTATACTGAAGATCAGATTTTAGATGCCATCAAAGAAAACTACAAAGGCGAAAAAATCATGCTGATGGCGCCTGTTGTGCGTTCCAGAAAAGGTCATTACCACGAACTTTTCGTGCAGATGGCAAAAAAAGGGTACGGACAGGCAAGAATTGACGGCGAACTGCAGGATATTGAATACGACTTAAAACTCGACCGTTACAAAACCCACGACATCGACATTGTTGTAGACCGTTGGATTATCGGTGAATCTGCCTCCGAAGCCAGAATGGAAAAGTCTTTGCGAACCGCCATGGAAATGGGTGAAGGTTTGATTGGAATTCAAAAACTGGGAACAACAGATATTGAATATTTTTCTAAAAATTTAATGGATGCCGAAACTGGTCATTCACTGGCTTTACCGGAACCGAATACGTTTTCATTCAACTCTCCGAAGGGAAGTTGCCCAAGCTGTAAAGGTTTAGGAACGATCAAAAAAATCAACACTGATTATTTTGTTGAAAACCCGAAATTATCAATCAATCAGGGAGGTTTGCTGCCTTTGGAAGATATTAAATCTAATAAATACATTCTCACACAGATCAAAAATATTCTTGAAATATTCGGTTTGGGACTTTCGACACCGTTTAAGGATATTCCGGCTGAAGCGCTGGACTATATCTACAACGGCTGTCATAAAGAATTTAATAAAGATTTAAAATACGCAGGAATTACCAAGAAAATCAAAGTAAGTTTTGATGGTTTAATTCCTTTTATGGAAGAACTGATCGAGGAAAGAGAATCTTACGAAGCGATTTTACTCGAAAGACATTTCACCACAGAAGAAACCTGTCCTGAATGTAAAGGTGCACGTCTTCGGGCATCAAGTTTAAGTTTTAAAATTGACGGAAAAAATATCGCTGAAATCAACGGTTTAAGTTTATCTGATTTAAAAGACTGGTTAAGAGATGTAAAAGATAAATTTTCGGAGAAAAACGGAATTATCGCTCACGAAATTTTAAAGGAAATTGAAACCAGACTTCAGTTTTTACTGGATGTCGGTTTGGATTATCTGAGTCTGAGCAGAAGTTCAAAAACCCTTTCCGGTGGGGAATCCCAGAGAATCCGTCTGGCAACACAGATTGGTTCTCAATTGGTCAACGTTCTTTATATTTTGGATGAACCAAGTATCGGTCTGCACCAAAGAGACAACGAAAGGCTGATTAATTCATTGAAAAACCTTCGCGACATCGGAAACTCGGTTTTAGTGGTGGAGCACGACAAAGATATGATTATGGAAGCCGATGAAGTTTTGGATATCGGTCCAAGAGCAGGTAAATTCGGCGGTGAAATTCTTTGGCAGGGAAAACCGAAAGACTTACTGAAAGCGGATACCATCACAGCTGATTATATCAACGGTAAGAGAAAAATTGCCATTCCGGAAGTTCGTAGAGAAGGGAATGGAAAAAGTATTGTTTTAAAAGGCGCTACAGGGAACAATCTTAAAAATGTAACCCTTGATATTCCGTTAGGAAAACTGGTGGTTGTCACCGGAATTTCAGGAAGTGGAAAATCGTCGCTGATCAACGGAACTTTGTACCCGATTCTGAACAAACATTTTTACAGAGCCGTTCAGGAACCTTTGCCATTCAAAAAAATAGAAGGTCTTGATAATATTGATAAAATTGTAGACGTAGATCAGACTCCGATTGGAAGAACGCCCCGTTCAAACCCTGCAACCTACACAGGAATGTTTACCGACATCCGAAATCTGTTCTCCGAATTGCCTGAATCTAAAATACGTGGTTACAAGCCTGGAAGATTTTCTTTCAACGTGAAAGGCGGAAGATGCGAAACCTGTCAGGGAGGCGGTTTGAAGGTGATTGAAATGAACTTTTTACCTGATGTTTACGTTCACTGCGAAACCTGCAACGGAAAACGTTTCAACAGAGAAACCTTGGAAGTACGTTACAAAGGAAAATCAATTTCTGATGTATTAGAAATGACCATTGATGAAGCCGTGGATTTCTTCCAGCCGATTCCGAAAATTTTTGCAAGAGTGAAAACTTTGCAGGACGTCGGTTTAGGTTACATCACGATGGGACAGCAGTCGACAACACTTTCCGGTGGGGAAGCACAACGTATCAAACTGGCAACCGAACTTGCAAAAAGACAAACTGGAAATACTTTATACATTCTAGACGAACCCACAACCGGACTTCACTTTGAAGACGTGAAAATTTTAATGGATGCTATTAATAAATTAGTAGAATTAGGAAATTCATTCATCATCATCGAACACAATATGGATGTGATTAAACTGGCAGATCACATCATTGATGTTGGTCCTGAAGGTGGAAAACATGGTGGAGAAATTATTGCCAAAGGAACGCCTGAAGAGATTATAAAGTCTAAAAAATCTCTGACGGGGAAGTATCTGAAGAAGGAGATGTAA